From the genome of Labrus bergylta chromosome 12, fLabBer1.1, whole genome shotgun sequence, one region includes:
- the spryd4 gene encoding SPRY domain-containing protein 4 — translation MALPTNAARLCRLAGRTVASVLVKHRRTVSLPTTRCYISTSMGNNVQFRLDERTAHSSLDLFKKDTGVIYRMLGIDPSHVQGNPERFRDWAVVFGDEKISSGRHYWEVTVKKSQEFRLGVAEALMSREDCVGTNSSSWVFGYAQRKWFAMTSNKIVPVTLVGKPDRVGLLLDFEGGLLGLVDIEKPRLIHSIRVQFKAPLCPAFGLWDGELLTHSGLEEPEGLK, via the exons ATGGCGCTACCCACAAATGCAGCTCGTCTCTGTCGCCTGGCAGGACGGACTGTCGCCTCCGTGCTAGTTAAACACAGGCGGACTGTCAGCCTGCCGACGACAAGATGCTATATATCCACCTCGATGGGGAATA ATGTTCAGTTCAGGCTTGATGAGCGAACCGCCCATAGCAGTCTGGACCTCTTCAAAAAAGACACAGGTGTGATCTACCGCATGCTGGGCATAGACCCCAGCCACGTGCAGGGCAACCCTGAGCGTTTCCGGGACTGGGCCGTCGTGTTCGGCGATGAGAAGATCAGCAGCGGACGACATTACTGGGAAGTGACGGTCAAAAAGTCTCAGGAATTCCGTCTTGGTGTGGCCGAGGCCCTAATGTCCCGAGAAGACTGCGTGGGTACCAACAGCTCCTCCTGGGTGTTCGGCTATGCTCAGCGCAAGTGGTTTGCTATGACCAGCAATAAAATAGTTCCTGTGACGCTGGTGGGCAAGCCAGACCGCGTTGGGCTCCTGCTGGACTTCGAAGGCGGCCTTCTGGGGCTTGTGGACATCGAAAAACCCAGGCTCATTCACAGCATCAGGGTCCAGTTCAAGGCTCCCCTCTGCCCTGCTTTTGGACTTTGGGATGGGGAGCTGCTCACACACTCTGGGCTGGAGGAGCCAGAGGGGCTGAAGTGA